One segment of Hippopotamus amphibius kiboko isolate mHipAmp2 chromosome 4, mHipAmp2.hap2, whole genome shotgun sequence DNA contains the following:
- the SRSF5 gene encoding serine/arginine-rich splicing factor 5 isoform X2 gives MSGCRVFIGRLNPAAREKDVERFFKGYGRIRDIDLKRGFGFVEFEDPRDADDAVYELDGKELCSERVTIEHARARSRGGRGRGRYSDRFSSRRPRNDRRNAPPVRTENRLIVENLSSRVSWQDLKDFMRQAGEVTFADAHRPKLNEGVVEFASYGDLKNAIEKLSGKEINGRKIKLIEGSKRHRSRSRSRSRTRSSSRSRSRSRSRSRKSYSRSRSRSRSRSKSRSVSRSPVPEKSQKRGSSSRSKSPASVDRQRSRSRSRSRSRSRSVDSGN, from the exons ATGAGTGGCTGTCGAGTATTCATCGGGAGGCTAAATCCAGCGGCCAGGGAGAAAGACGTGGAAAGGTTCTTCAAGGGGTATGGACGAATAAGAGATATTGATCTGAAAAGAGGCTTTGGTTTTGTG GAATTTGAGGATCCCAGGGATGCAGATGATGCTGTATATGAACTTGATGGAAAAGAACTCTGCAGTGAAAG ggTTACAATTGAACATGCTAGGGCTCGATCTCGAGGTGGAAGAGGTAGAGGACGCTACTCAGACCGTTTTAGTAGTCGCAGACCTCGAAATGATAGACG AAATGCTCCACCTGTAAGAACAGAAAATCGGCTTATAGTTGAGAATTTATCTTCAAGAGTCAGCTGGCAG GATCTCAAAGATTTCATGAGACAAGCTGGGGAAGTAACCTTTGCGGATGCACATCGACCTAAATTAAATGAAGG ggTAGTTGAGTTTGCCTCTTATGGTGACTTAAAGAATGCTATTGAAAAGctttctggaaaagaaataaatgggagaaaaatcaaaCTAATTGAAGGCAGCAAAAGGCACAG GTCACGAAGCAGGTCTCGTTCCCGGACCAGGAGTTCCTCGAGGTCTCGTAGCCGATCTCGTTCCCGGAGTCGCAAGTCTTACAGCCGGTCcaggagccggagccggagccggagcaaGTCCCGTTCTGTTAGTAGGTCTCCTGTGCCTGAGAAGAGCCAGAAACGTGGTTCTTCAAGTAGATCTAAGTCTCCAGCATCTGTGGATCGCCAGAGGTCCAGGTCCCGGTCCCGGTCCCGGT
- the SRSF5 gene encoding serine/arginine-rich splicing factor 5 isoform X1: MSGCRVFIGRLNPAAREKDVERFFKGYGRIRDIDLKRGFGFVEFEDPRDADDAVYELDGKELCSERVTIEHARARSRGGRGRGRYSDRFSSRRPRNDRRNAPPVRTENRLIVENLSSRVSWQDLKDFMRQAGEVTFADAHRPKLNEGVVEFASYGDLKNAIEKLSGKEINGRKIKLIEGSKRHSRSRSRSRSRTRSSSRSRSRSRSRSRKSYSRSRSRSRSRSKSRSVSRSPVPEKSQKRGSSSRSKSPASVDRQRSRSRSRSRSRSRSVDSGN, from the exons ATGAGTGGCTGTCGAGTATTCATCGGGAGGCTAAATCCAGCGGCCAGGGAGAAAGACGTGGAAAGGTTCTTCAAGGGGTATGGACGAATAAGAGATATTGATCTGAAAAGAGGCTTTGGTTTTGTG GAATTTGAGGATCCCAGGGATGCAGATGATGCTGTATATGAACTTGATGGAAAAGAACTCTGCAGTGAAAG ggTTACAATTGAACATGCTAGGGCTCGATCTCGAGGTGGAAGAGGTAGAGGACGCTACTCAGACCGTTTTAGTAGTCGCAGACCTCGAAATGATAGACG AAATGCTCCACCTGTAAGAACAGAAAATCGGCTTATAGTTGAGAATTTATCTTCAAGAGTCAGCTGGCAG GATCTCAAAGATTTCATGAGACAAGCTGGGGAAGTAACCTTTGCGGATGCACATCGACCTAAATTAAATGAAGG ggTAGTTGAGTTTGCCTCTTATGGTGACTTAAAGAATGCTATTGAAAAGctttctggaaaagaaataaatgggagaaaaatcaaaCTAATTGAAGGCAGCAAAAGGCACAG tAGGTCACGAAGCAGGTCTCGTTCCCGGACCAGGAGTTCCTCGAGGTCTCGTAGCCGATCTCGTTCCCGGAGTCGCAAGTCTTACAGCCGGTCcaggagccggagccggagccggagcaaGTCCCGTTCTGTTAGTAGGTCTCCTGTGCCTGAGAAGAGCCAGAAACGTGGTTCTTCAAGTAGATCTAAGTCTCCAGCATCTGTGGATCGCCAGAGGTCCAGGTCCCGGTCCCGGTCCCGGT
- the SRSF5 gene encoding serine/arginine-rich splicing factor 5 isoform X3 has protein sequence MSGCRVFIGRLNPAAREKDVERFFKGYGRIRDIDLKRGFGFVEFEDPRDADDAVYELDGKELCSERVTIEHARARSRGGRGRGRYSDRFSSRRPRNDRRNAPPVRTENRLIVENLSSRVSWQVC, from the exons ATGAGTGGCTGTCGAGTATTCATCGGGAGGCTAAATCCAGCGGCCAGGGAGAAAGACGTGGAAAGGTTCTTCAAGGGGTATGGACGAATAAGAGATATTGATCTGAAAAGAGGCTTTGGTTTTGTG GAATTTGAGGATCCCAGGGATGCAGATGATGCTGTATATGAACTTGATGGAAAAGAACTCTGCAGTGAAAG ggTTACAATTGAACATGCTAGGGCTCGATCTCGAGGTGGAAGAGGTAGAGGACGCTACTCAGACCGTTTTAGTAGTCGCAGACCTCGAAATGATAGACG AAATGCTCCACCTGTAAGAACAGAAAATCGGCTTATAGTTGAGAATTTATCTTCAAGAGTCAGCTGGCAGGTTTGTTGA